One window of the Candidatus Jettenia sp. genome contains the following:
- a CDS encoding coproporphyrinogen III oxidase family protein: protein MYIHIPFCKSKCDFCFYVSVTGTSEEERFSYLNALEREISVRWSVYAGKQPVVNSLYIGGGTPSILSMKQWKALAMTLTRFWDLRAIPEFTVECNPSSTTQEKLGFFKEIGVNRLSFGVQNVDNSILTAMGREGTKDTLPGLLESTRSSGINNINCDILFGLPGEAAASVVQSVDALVELSVPHISVYPFTLQTMTGLFRRMVFKDALPLPAYLRIAHYQGAINRLLEWKYLRIHTAHFGISYNYECVQHRNYWDGGEILGFGVSAQSFVDGCYLRNTKDLNKYVKNNDNILSIPLSEKDQIRRWVFMGLTKKLRFHYEEMVDRFGLDSLAVIEEGLERMVQEGMILKKQNMAQLTDKGMDHSYLIPIRYFHFENQDYLRYALRIPVKKV from the coding sequence TTGTATATTCATATTCCTTTTTGTAAGTCGAAATGTGACTTCTGTTTTTATGTTTCTGTGACAGGAACAAGCGAAGAGGAAAGATTCAGTTATCTTAATGCGCTGGAACGGGAGATCAGTGTTCGTTGGTCAGTCTATGCAGGTAAACAGCCAGTAGTAAACTCCCTTTATATTGGAGGAGGTACTCCCTCCATATTATCGATGAAGCAGTGGAAAGCATTAGCCATGACCTTAACACGTTTTTGGGATCTCAGGGCAATTCCTGAGTTTACAGTGGAATGCAACCCGTCCTCCACAACACAGGAAAAGTTAGGGTTTTTCAAAGAAATCGGAGTTAATCGTCTCAGTTTTGGTGTTCAGAACGTAGATAATAGTATACTTACAGCCATGGGGCGGGAAGGAACCAAAGATACTTTACCTGGCCTTCTGGAGTCAACCAGGTCCTCAGGCATCAACAATATCAACTGTGACATCCTGTTTGGTCTTCCGGGAGAGGCTGCTGCTTCGGTTGTGCAGAGTGTAGATGCGCTGGTTGAATTATCTGTCCCTCATATCTCCGTTTACCCCTTTACCCTTCAGACTATGACTGGTCTTTTTAGGAGGATGGTCTTTAAGGATGCGTTGCCCCTTCCCGCCTATCTTCGGATAGCTCATTATCAAGGAGCAATCAACCGTTTGCTGGAGTGGAAATACTTGCGTATTCATACAGCCCATTTCGGAATAAGCTACAATTACGAATGTGTCCAACATAGGAACTACTGGGATGGTGGCGAGATACTCGGATTCGGTGTGTCGGCCCAATCTTTCGTTGACGGTTGTTATCTCAGAAACACGAAAGATCTGAATAAATACGTAAAAAACAACGATAATATCCTTTCTATTCCACTTAGTGAGAAAGATCAAATCCGGCGCTGGGTATTTATGGGACTTACCAAAAAATTAAGATTTCATTATGAAGAAATGGTCGATCGTTTCGGGCTCGATTCTTTAGCAGTTATAGAGGAAGGTTTGGAACGTATGGTCCAGGAAGGCATGATTTTAAAGAAGCAGAACATGGCACAACTAACGGATAAGGGCATGGATCATAGTTATCTAATCCCTATACGGTA